A section of the Chryseobacterium ginsenosidimutans genome encodes:
- a CDS encoding DUF4266 domain-containing protein, giving the protein MKNFIKITAAICLLITIVSMQSCTTVKEYEKNKLNDTEMVLGNRTIEKTELSFQSYREGSSGANAGKVGGGSLNIISLNLYPDNKSISRINTVPP; this is encoded by the coding sequence ATGAAAAATTTTATAAAAATAACAGCAGCAATTTGCCTGCTCATCACAATTGTTTCAATGCAATCCTGTACTACCGTAAAAGAGTACGAAAAAAATAAACTGAACGATACCGAAATGGTTCTTGGAAACAGAACAATAGAAAAAACCGAACTGAGCTTTCAGTCTTACAGGGAAGGTTCTTCCGGAGCCAATGCAGGGAAAGTTGGCGGCGGCTCCCTGAATATAATAAGCCTCAATCTATATCCAGATAATAAGAGCATAAGCAGAATAAATACTGTACCTCCATGA
- a CDS encoding universal stress protein, which yields MKKILVTTDFSDRSKSGLRFAIQLAAQNDYHLTFINIHHLQTPSAWDTLRLDEYQNEQKQLIHEKLIHFVEKIYATLHKEPQHIQYAVEISALPDESIKEYAEENEYDYICMSTRGTGVLKKILGSVTSNLISLSKVPLIIVPHDYKRSEIKSILYASDLDDYEKEIIKVLSFAKPIAASIELLNFTAEPYDGENRKILKNRIEKIAQYPVNVHLEERDGDDDLLKAIESAVKNLQPSVLVMFTEQNKNWFEKIFYAGHSAEYSFHTKVPLLVFRKS from the coding sequence GTGAAAAAAATTCTTGTTACAACAGATTTTTCGGATCGTTCAAAATCTGGATTGCGATTTGCCATCCAGCTAGCAGCCCAAAATGACTATCACCTTACTTTTATCAACATCCATCATCTGCAAACTCCCTCTGCTTGGGATACCTTACGACTGGATGAATATCAGAATGAACAGAAACAGCTGATACATGAGAAGCTCATTCATTTTGTAGAGAAAATATATGCTACGCTACACAAAGAACCCCAACATATTCAATATGCGGTAGAAATATCTGCTTTACCCGATGAAAGTATCAAAGAATATGCTGAAGAAAATGAATATGATTATATCTGTATGAGTACCAGAGGTACAGGTGTATTAAAAAAGATTCTAGGAAGCGTGACATCAAACCTGATCAGTTTATCAAAAGTACCTTTAATTATCGTTCCTCATGATTATAAAAGAAGTGAAATAAAAAGTATTCTGTATGCATCAGATCTTGATGACTACGAAAAAGAAATCATTAAAGTCTTGTCATTTGCAAAACCAATAGCCGCGTCCATAGAATTATTGAATTTTACGGCAGAACCTTATGATGGCGAGAACAGGAAAATTTTGAAAAATAGGATAGAAAAGATCGCACAATATCCTGTGAATGTACACCTCGAAGAAAGGGATGGAGATGATGACCTCCTTAAAGCCATAGAATCAGCTGTTAAAAATTTACAACCATCAGTGTTGGTCATGTTTACAGAGCAGAACAAAAACTGGTTTGAAAAAATATTCTACGCAGGGCATTCTGCTGAGTATTCATTTCATACCAAAGTTCCCTTGTTGGTATTTAGAAAATCATAG
- a CDS encoding DUF1003 domain-containing protein — protein sequence MKTSYISNKEIKDGEEVCGHDIRAGIFNLIKEGFPGFDRDDFISLTELNHYRRLYLTSLISQEKGELDIIDLDVMDAIKNNSILSENIRDEIESELTIGEKIADKVALFGGSWTFILVFFFFIVVWISVNIWFLSINSFDPYPFILLNLILSCLAAIQAPIIMMSQNRQEQKDRIRGEHDYKINLKAELEIKLLSEKIDHLLVNQNKKLLEIQELQTDYLEDLMNFLKKK from the coding sequence ATGAAAACGAGTTATATAAGCAACAAGGAAATAAAAGATGGCGAGGAGGTGTGTGGTCATGATATCAGAGCTGGTATTTTTAATCTGATCAAAGAAGGTTTTCCGGGATTTGACCGAGATGATTTTATATCTCTGACTGAACTGAACCATTACCGACGTTTATACTTAACCTCTTTAATATCGCAGGAAAAAGGCGAATTGGACATTATAGATCTTGATGTCATGGATGCTATAAAAAATAATTCTATCCTTTCAGAAAATATACGGGATGAGATAGAATCGGAATTAACGATAGGAGAGAAAATTGCAGACAAAGTTGCTTTATTTGGAGGAAGCTGGACTTTCATTCTCGTTTTCTTCTTTTTCATTGTCGTATGGATATCTGTCAATATCTGGTTTTTATCGATCAACTCCTTTGATCCTTATCCATTTATTTTGTTGAACTTGATTTTGTCCTGCCTTGCTGCGATTCAGGCACCCATTATTATGATGAGCCAAAATAGACAGGAACAGAAAGACCGAATCAGAGGTGAACATGATTACAAAATTAATCTAAAAGCTGAGCTGGAAATAAAACTGCTGAGTGAGAAAATAGATCATCTGCTTGTCAATCAAAATAAAAAACTACTGGAAATTCAGGAATTACAGACGGATTATCTGGAAGACCTTATGAACTTTCTTAAAAAGAAATAA
- a CDS encoding DUF6629 family protein: MCFSASASFTSGVVLTVIGIACIKKTHHPSQQLFAGIPFLFGVQQIAEGVLWISLPNGSDTNIQMIFTCLFLFFAQVLWPVWVPLSILMLEKNKNKIQFQKILVVAGIIVSTYLAYCILSYSVEAKIVEHHIVYIQNYPSVFRGYGILFYALATIAPAFFSNIRGMHLFGTAILISYIVSAIFYEHYVLSVWCFFSAIISLSIYFIVDGISKRESNAFKMEMLSKIK; encoded by the coding sequence ATGTGTTTCTCAGCAAGTGCAAGCTTCACATCAGGTGTTGTTCTTACCGTGATCGGTATCGCCTGTATCAAGAAAACTCATCACCCTTCCCAGCAGTTATTTGCCGGTATTCCATTTTTGTTTGGAGTACAACAGATAGCGGAAGGTGTATTGTGGATCTCACTTCCAAACGGCAGTGATACAAACATCCAAATGATTTTTACTTGCCTCTTTTTGTTTTTTGCACAGGTTCTCTGGCCGGTATGGGTTCCGCTGTCAATACTTATGCTTGAAAAAAATAAGAATAAAATACAGTTTCAAAAAATTTTGGTTGTTGCAGGTATCATCGTCAGCACCTACTTAGCCTACTGCATTTTGTCGTATAGTGTTGAAGCTAAGATTGTGGAACATCATATTGTGTACATCCAAAATTATCCATCGGTATTCAGAGGCTATGGGATTTTATTTTATGCCTTGGCAACAATTGCTCCTGCATTTTTTTCAAATATTAGAGGAATGCATCTTTTCGGAACAGCTATTTTAATTTCTTATATCGTGTCGGCTATATTTTACGAACACTATGTTTTATCTGTCTGGTGCTTTTTTTCAGCAATCATCAGTCTATCTATCTACTTTATAGTAGACGGCATCTCCAAAAGAGAATCAAATGCATTTAAAATGGAAATGCTATCTAAAATAAAATGA
- a CDS encoding SHOCT domain-containing protein, translating to MNFFVTPYDIPGERKKREQPIDLIKKRYASGEIDKEEFEKMKKILPS from the coding sequence ATGAACTTTTTTGTAACACCTTATGATATTCCAGGGGAAAGAAAAAAAAGAGAGCAGCCAATTGATCTCATAAAAAAACGTTATGCCTCAGGCGAAATAGATAAAGAAGAGTTTGAGAAAATGAAGAAAATTCTTCCATCCTAA
- a CDS encoding BON domain-containing protein, which produces MKTNSELQKDVQDAIKWEPLLNSAEIGVIAKDGIVSLTGIVDSYAKKTEAEEAAKRVSGVKALVENIEVKFPNSFTKTDPEIAKEVLDALKAAWDVPDDKVSVKVEDGWVTLEGVLPWNHQKEAAKRVVKYLKGVKGVFNNIKIKSELHDVIEQKSVKDALKRSAIDDSNIDVAVSGTTVTLSGLVNSFYAKEEAGRIAWKTPGIWHVKNELEVDYEYAF; this is translated from the coding sequence ATGAAAACAAATTCAGAATTACAGAAAGACGTTCAGGATGCCATTAAATGGGAACCACTTCTCAACTCAGCAGAAATCGGAGTCATTGCTAAAGATGGTATCGTTTCTTTAACAGGAATTGTCGACAGCTATGCGAAAAAAACGGAGGCGGAAGAGGCTGCTAAAAGAGTAAGCGGTGTAAAAGCCTTGGTTGAGAACATCGAGGTAAAATTTCCAAATTCTTTTACGAAGACAGATCCGGAAATTGCAAAAGAAGTATTGGATGCGTTAAAAGCCGCATGGGACGTTCCTGATGATAAAGTTTCGGTAAAAGTAGAAGATGGGTGGGTAACTTTAGAAGGAGTATTGCCATGGAACCATCAGAAAGAAGCGGCTAAAAGAGTGGTCAAATATCTTAAAGGCGTGAAAGGGGTTTTTAATAATATTAAAATTAAATCCGAACTTCATGATGTCATAGAACAGAAATCGGTGAAAGATGCTCTTAAAAGAAGTGCGATTGATGACAGCAATATTGATGTTGCTGTTTCAGGAACCACCGTTACACTATCGGGATTGGTAAATTCCTTTTATGCAAAAGAAGAAGCAGGTCGCATAGCGTGGAAAACACCCGGTATCTGGCATGTGAAAAATGAACTGGAAGTTGATTATGAATATGCTTTCTAG
- a CDS encoding DUF3788 family protein yields the protein MKSIFSVKDETPTLNHLKEVLGDTFDIWNKIEKFTLKHDINSKSAWYFSGEKFGWSFRIKDKKRVIIYLLPRDKFFKVAFVFGQKASEKILESNISDHIKTELSAAKVYAEGRGITIEVKDISNLKDIEKLIKIKIDH from the coding sequence ATGAAAAGTATATTTAGCGTGAAGGATGAAACTCCTACACTTAATCATCTGAAAGAAGTCCTAGGAGATACTTTTGACATATGGAACAAAATTGAGAAATTCACTCTTAAACATGACATCAACTCGAAGTCAGCATGGTATTTTTCCGGAGAAAAATTCGGATGGAGTTTTCGAATCAAAGATAAAAAACGGGTTATCATATATCTTTTACCACGAGACAAATTCTTTAAAGTAGCATTCGTTTTTGGACAGAAAGCTTCAGAAAAAATACTTGAAAGCAATATTTCAGACCATATAAAGACTGAACTTTCAGCCGCAAAGGTTTATGCAGAAGGACGTGGAATTACAATTGAAGTCAAAGACATCTCAAATTTGAAAGACATTGAAAAACTAATAAAAATAAAGATTGATCACTGA